GCCAGCTTGGCGTTAGCGGTATTGGCACTACGCCCGCTTTAATTGCACTGATTGCCTATAGCCTGCTGCCTATTGTGCGCAATACCTACACCGCGCTTGAACAAGTGAGTCCCGAGACCTTAGAAGCCGCCAAAGGAATGGGCATGCGTGCCGGGCAGCGCTTTTGGCAGGTGCGGTTACCGCTGGCGCTGCCGGTGCTGTTGGAAGGGGTGCGTATTACCACTGTTCAGGCGATTGGGCTCACCGCCGTTGCGGCTCTGATTGGTGCGGGCGGGCTGGGTACGTTTATTTTTCAAGGCTTGGGTCAGGCCGCCATGGATATGGTGCTGCTTGGCGCGCTGCCTATTTTAATGTTGGCTCTGGTGGTGGATGCGGGCTTAGGTGCCTTGGCAGAAGCGCTGCGCCCCGGAGGAACAAGATGATTGAGCTCTCCCACGTATCCAAGCGGTTTGGGGATGAAACCGCGGTGGACGATATTTCGCTACGGGTAGCGAAGGGTAAATTCTGTGCCTTGGTGGGTACCTCTGGCTGTGGTAAATCGACCACGCTACGTATGATCAACCGCTTAATTGAGCACAGCGAAGGCGACATCATCCTTGATGGTCAGGCGATTGACGCCTACGACCCGGTGAAGTTACGCCGCCGGATTGGCTATGTGATTCAGCACACCGGGTTGTTTCCCCATTGGAACGTTGCGCGCAACATCGGTCTGGTGCCACGGTTATTGAAGTGGTCAGCAACGGACGTCCAGTCACGAGTAGCCGAATTGATGCATTTGCTCGGTTTGCCGGTGGATGAGTTTGGCCATAAATACCCGCATCAGCTTTCCGGGGGGCAAGCGCAGCGAGTGGGTGTTGCACGTGCCTTGGCGGCAGACCCGGATATTCTGCTGATGGATGAACCCTTCGGTGCGCTTGATCCTATTACCCGTGAAAAGCTACAGGATGAGCTGGCCAAGCTACAGGCACGTTTGCACAAAACCGTGGTATTTGTGACCCACGATATGGATGAAGCGCTTAAGCTGGCAGATCATTTGGTTGTGATGCGCGAAGGCCGAATCGTGCAACAAGGTTCTCCGCTGGCGCTATTACAAAGCCCCGCTGACCCTTTTGTCGAGTCGCTTTTGGGTGGTCTGGACAGGGGCCTTAAACAAGCAGCGTTAACCCGTGTGAAAGATCACATGACCTCCATGGGGCCTACTTTGCCCTCGCAGTCGCGCATCCCGGGGACTTTTTCGCTCCGTCAGGCGCTCTCCATGATGCTGCGCGATCATAGCGACCGATTGACCGTTGTTGATCAACATGATGTACCGGTCGGCGAGCTATCGTTGCGGAGAATTATCAAGGAGGCTCAACTGGATAATGGAAACCCGCGTGAGTAATTCGCTAAGCGTCGCCCAGTCCCACAAAAAAGCCCCGCCATGGCTATGGCCATTGCTTTGGGGAGCGCTGCTAATGATTAGCGTCGTTACCATGTCGGCCGCCGAGCCCCTGTTTCGCTGGATAGAGCCCGAGGCCCGGCAGGTCATCTACGATCGCGCCGGATTTGTAACCTTGCTAGGCCGCCACCTCTTTGTGGTCGGCATTGCAGCACTGGTAACCATTATCGTGGGAGTAGCGGCGGGCATCGCCGTTACCCGCAGTTGGGGCAGTGATTTTTTACCCCTGGTGGCGCAGTTGGCATCGCTTGGACAAACGTTTCCCCCAGTGGCGGTTTTAGCGCTGGCGGTGCCCGTTCTGGGGTTTGGTACCTTACCCATTATTGTTGCGTTAATGCTCTACGGGCTACTGCCTATCGTGCGCAATACCCTTGCCGGTTTGCAGGGCGTCGAGGGCGATTTAAAAGCGGCTGCTCACGCGATGGGCATGAAGCCTGGGCAAATCCTGCGCCAAGTTGAACTGCCTCTGGCAGCGCCGGTCATCCTGGCGGGCATCCGTACCTCGGTGACCATTAATATTGCCACTGCCGCGTTAGGGGCTACCGTGGGAGCCAGTAACCTGGGCGACCCGATTATCTCCGGCATTGTGAACGGCAATATGGCCTATGTGGTGCAAGGGGCGCTGACCATTGCGTTGTTGGCTCTGACGATCGATAGCTTGTTCGAAGTGCTGCAGCGTCAGCTGCGTGCACGCAGCTCCGATGCCTAATTTTCCTGTGTCTTAATAACCCTTTGTTTTAACCTCTCTGCGTCTTAAGTAGCATCCCTAAAGTCCTTGCGCTGCGTTATTGTCCTTAACGTTGTGGTAGCTAGATGTTGCGTTGGCCTATGACAGATAAATCCACTGGCATAAACGGTCAATACCAACAACACTGCCCTCAAAAGGGGTAAAACAAGGACAATAATGATGACACAGTATGTACACCAGCCGGACTTCATGACCGGCGACGAATTTTCGATTCCTACCTTCAGTCTGCTTAACCCCGAGGGTGAGCTGCATAGCGGCGCTGATGAGCCCGCGCTGGAGCGTGATCATGCCCGGCGTATCTATCAGGCAATGCTGGCCACGCGCATTCTCGATGAACGCATGATGGCGGCTCAGCGCCAAGGGCGGCTGAGCTTCTATATGCAGTGTACCGGGGAGGAGGCCGCCGTAGTAGGCGCCACTGCTGCGCTCAATGACGCCGATATGATTATGGCGCAGTACCGCGAGCAGGGAGCTTTAATGTATCGCGGCTTCTCCATCGACGAATTTATGAATCAGCTGTTCGGCAACGAGCTGGACTACGGCAAAGGCCGTCAAATGCCGATTCACTATGGGTCGCGCAAGTTGCACTACATGACCATCTCGTCTCCCTTAGCGACTCAGATTCCTCAGGCCACGGGCTACGCCTACGGGCAAAAACTCGCCGGCAACGGTCACTGCACGTTAACGTTTTTTGGTGAAGGCGCTGCCTCAGAGGGTGATTTCCACGCCGCGCTGAATATGGCCTCAGTGCATCAGGTGCCGGTGATTTTCTTCTGCCGTAACAATGGCTATGCGATTTCCACTCCTGCCGTCGAGCAGTTTGCGGCAGACGGTATCGCACCGCGTGCCTTTGGCTACCACATGTATGTGATCCGGGTAGATGGCAACGACGTGCTGGCTGTTTACGAGGCAACCCGGCTGGCACGTAAGATCGCCGTTGAGCAAAATCAGCCGGTATTGATCGAGGCCATGAGCTATCGCCTTGCCGCACACTCCTCTTCCGATGACCCTTCTGGCTACCGCTCGAAAGATGAGGAGGAGGTGTGGCGCGCCAAAGACCCACTGCTGCGGCTGCAAAAATGGCTCCTGAAGAAACAGTGGTGGAGCGAAGAGGAGGAGGCCACCCAGCAGGAAACCCTGCGACGTGAAGTGCTAGAAACCATGAAGCGGGCTGAGAAGCGCTCATCGCCGCCACTAGAGAGCCTGATCAGCGATGTGTATGCCGATATCACCCCAGCGTTGCAGCGCCAATTCGATCAGTTAAAACTCCATATTCGTCGCTACCCAGAGGCTTATCCCCGCGGGGCGCAGTCGTTGGATTTAGACGTGGGCACCGAGACTGATACTCAGGGAGAGGCGTAACATGGCTACCATGAACATGCTCCAGGCAATTAATAATGCACTGGATATCGCCATGGCAGAGGATGAAAAAGTCATCTGCTTTGGTGAAGACGTGGGTATTTTTGGGGGTGTATTTCGGGCCACCAGTCACCTGCAGGAGAAGTACGGCAAAGCACGCTGTTTCAATACGCCACTTGTCGAGCAGGGCATTATCGGCTTCGCCAATGGCTTGGCGGCCCAAGGCTCGGTGCCTGTGGCAGAAATACAGTTTGCCGACTATATCTTTCCGGCGTTTGACCAGATCGTTAACGAAACCGCCAAGTTCCGCTACCGCTCAGGCGATCTGTTTAACGTTGGTGGTCTGACCATTCGCACCCCTTACGGTGGCGGTATCGCTGGTGGCCTTTATCACTCTCAATCACCGGAAGCCTATTTCACCCATACACCTGGATTAAAGGTGGTGGTGCCGCGCAACCCCTATCAGGCCAAAGGGCTACTGCTTGCCGCTATTCGCGATCCGGATCCGGTGCTTTTTCTGGAGCCGAAGCGTCTTTATCGCGCTTCAGTCGGCGAAGTGCCCGAAGAGGATTACCAGCTACCCATTGGCGAAGCCGAAATCACCAAAGAGGGCACCGATATTACCGTGGTGGGCTGGGGCGCGCAGATGGAGGTAATCGGCAAAGCGGTCGAGTTAGCCGAAGAGCAGGGCATCGCCTGTGAAGTGATCGATCTGCGCTCACTGCTGCCCTGGGATGCCGACACGGTAGCGGAATCCGTATTTAAAACCGGCCGCCTGGTCGTCAGCCATGAAGCTCCGCTAACCGGCGGCTTTGCTGGTGAAATCGCAGCCACTATTCAAGAGCGTTGTTTTCTCTACCTGGAATCGCCCATAGCCCGGGTGACGGGCCTGGATACGCCTTTCCCGCTGGTGCTGGAAAAAGAGTATCTGCCTGATCACCTGAAGATTTTTG
This Vreelandella neptunia DNA region includes the following protein-coding sequences:
- a CDS encoding ABC transporter ATP-binding protein, giving the protein MIELSHVSKRFGDETAVDDISLRVAKGKFCALVGTSGCGKSTTLRMINRLIEHSEGDIILDGQAIDAYDPVKLRRRIGYVIQHTGLFPHWNVARNIGLVPRLLKWSATDVQSRVAELMHLLGLPVDEFGHKYPHQLSGGQAQRVGVARALAADPDILLMDEPFGALDPITREKLQDELAKLQARLHKTVVFVTHDMDEALKLADHLVVMREGRIVQQGSPLALLQSPADPFVESLLGGLDRGLKQAALTRVKDHMTSMGPTLPSQSRIPGTFSLRQALSMMLRDHSDRLTVVDQHDVPVGELSLRRIIKEAQLDNGNPRE
- a CDS encoding ABC transporter permease encodes the protein METRVSNSLSVAQSHKKAPPWLWPLLWGALLMISVVTMSAAEPLFRWIEPEARQVIYDRAGFVTLLGRHLFVVGIAALVTIIVGVAAGIAVTRSWGSDFLPLVAQLASLGQTFPPVAVLALAVPVLGFGTLPIIVALMLYGLLPIVRNTLAGLQGVEGDLKAAAHAMGMKPGQILRQVELPLAAPVILAGIRTSVTINIATAALGATVGASNLGDPIISGIVNGNMAYVVQGALTIALLALTIDSLFEVLQRQLRARSSDA
- a CDS encoding thiamine pyrophosphate-dependent dehydrogenase E1 component subunit alpha, yielding MTQYVHQPDFMTGDEFSIPTFSLLNPEGELHSGADEPALERDHARRIYQAMLATRILDERMMAAQRQGRLSFYMQCTGEEAAVVGATAALNDADMIMAQYREQGALMYRGFSIDEFMNQLFGNELDYGKGRQMPIHYGSRKLHYMTISSPLATQIPQATGYAYGQKLAGNGHCTLTFFGEGAASEGDFHAALNMASVHQVPVIFFCRNNGYAISTPAVEQFAADGIAPRAFGYHMYVIRVDGNDVLAVYEATRLARKIAVEQNQPVLIEAMSYRLAAHSSSDDPSGYRSKDEEEVWRAKDPLLRLQKWLLKKQWWSEEEEATQQETLRREVLETMKRAEKRSSPPLESLISDVYADITPALQRQFDQLKLHIRRYPEAYPRGAQSLDLDVGTETDTQGEA
- a CDS encoding alpha-ketoacid dehydrogenase subunit beta, giving the protein MATMNMLQAINNALDIAMAEDEKVICFGEDVGIFGGVFRATSHLQEKYGKARCFNTPLVEQGIIGFANGLAAQGSVPVAEIQFADYIFPAFDQIVNETAKFRYRSGDLFNVGGLTIRTPYGGGIAGGLYHSQSPEAYFTHTPGLKVVVPRNPYQAKGLLLAAIRDPDPVLFLEPKRLYRASVGEVPEEDYQLPIGEAEITKEGTDITVVGWGAQMEVIGKAVELAEEQGIACEVIDLRSLLPWDADTVAESVFKTGRLVVSHEAPLTGGFAGEIAATIQERCFLYLESPIARVTGLDTPFPLVLEKEYLPDHLKIFEAIRESVNF